The Prionailurus bengalensis isolate Pbe53 chromosome D2, Fcat_Pben_1.1_paternal_pri, whole genome shotgun sequence genome window below encodes:
- the CUTC gene encoding copper homeostasis protein cutC homolog isoform X1, translating to MKRQGTSSERKRARIPSGKSGAANGFLMEVCVDSVESAVNAERGGAGRIELCSGLLEGGTTPSMGVLQVVKQCVQIPVFVMIRPRGGDFLYSDREVEVMKADIRLAKLYGADGLVFGALTEDGHIDKELCMSLVAICRPLPVTFHRAFDMVHDPVAALETLLTLGFERVLTSGCDSSALEGLPLIKRLIDQAKGRIVVMPGGGITDRNLQRILEGSGATEFHCSARSARDSGMKFRNSSVAMGASLSSSEYSLKVTDVAQVRTLNAIAKNILV from the exons ATGAAGAGGCAGGGGACCTCCTCGGAGCGGAAACGGGCGCGCATACCGTCCGGGAAGTCCG GAGCAGCAAATGGATTTCTCATGGAAGTGTGTGTTGATTCAGTAGAGTCAGCTGTAAATGCAGAAAGAGGAG gTGCTGGTCGGATTGAATTATGTTCTGGCTTACTGGAAGGAGGAACCACACCCAGCATGG GTGTCCTTCAAGTAGTGAAGCAGTGTGTCCAGATTCCAGTTTTTGTGATGATTCGGCCGCGTGGAGGTGACTTTTTATATTCAGATCGTGAAGTTGAGGTGATGAAGGCTGACATTCGTCTTGCCAAGCTTTATGGTGCTGATGGTTTGGTATTTGGAGCATTGACTGAAGATGGACACATTGACAAAGAGTTGTGCATGTCCCTTGTGG cTATATGCCGTCCTCTGCCAGTCACTTTCCACCGAG cctTTGACATGGTTCATGACCCAGTGGCAGCTCTAGAGACCCTCTTAACCCTGGGATTTGAACGAGTATTGACCAGTGGATGTGACAGTTCGGCACTAGAAGGGCTACCCCTAATAAAGCGACTCATAGATCAG gcaAAAGGCAGGATTGTGGTAATGCCAG GGGGTGGCATAACAGACAGAAATCTACAAAGGATCCTTGAGGGTTCGGGTGCTACAGAATTTCACTGTTCTGCTCGGTCTGCTAGAGATTCAGGAATGAAGTTTCG AAATTCCTCTGTTGCCATGGGAGCCTCTCTTTCTAGCTCAGAATATTCTCTAAAGGTAACAGATGTGGCACAAGTAAGGACTTTGAATGCTATTGCAAAGAATATTCTGGTTTAG
- the CUTC gene encoding copper homeostasis protein cutC homolog isoform X2, with protein MKRQGTSSERKRARIPSGKSGAGRIELCSGLLEGGTTPSMGVLQVVKQCVQIPVFVMIRPRGGDFLYSDREVEVMKADIRLAKLYGADGLVFGALTEDGHIDKELCMSLVAICRPLPVTFHRAFDMVHDPVAALETLLTLGFERVLTSGCDSSALEGLPLIKRLIDQAKGRIVVMPGGGITDRNLQRILEGSGATEFHCSARSARDSGMKFRNSSVAMGASLSSSEYSLKVTDVAQVRTLNAIAKNILV; from the exons ATGAAGAGGCAGGGGACCTCCTCGGAGCGGAAACGGGCGCGCATACCGTCCGGGAAGTCCG gTGCTGGTCGGATTGAATTATGTTCTGGCTTACTGGAAGGAGGAACCACACCCAGCATGG GTGTCCTTCAAGTAGTGAAGCAGTGTGTCCAGATTCCAGTTTTTGTGATGATTCGGCCGCGTGGAGGTGACTTTTTATATTCAGATCGTGAAGTTGAGGTGATGAAGGCTGACATTCGTCTTGCCAAGCTTTATGGTGCTGATGGTTTGGTATTTGGAGCATTGACTGAAGATGGACACATTGACAAAGAGTTGTGCATGTCCCTTGTGG cTATATGCCGTCCTCTGCCAGTCACTTTCCACCGAG cctTTGACATGGTTCATGACCCAGTGGCAGCTCTAGAGACCCTCTTAACCCTGGGATTTGAACGAGTATTGACCAGTGGATGTGACAGTTCGGCACTAGAAGGGCTACCCCTAATAAAGCGACTCATAGATCAG gcaAAAGGCAGGATTGTGGTAATGCCAG GGGGTGGCATAACAGACAGAAATCTACAAAGGATCCTTGAGGGTTCGGGTGCTACAGAATTTCACTGTTCTGCTCGGTCTGCTAGAGATTCAGGAATGAAGTTTCG AAATTCCTCTGTTGCCATGGGAGCCTCTCTTTCTAGCTCAGAATATTCTCTAAAGGTAACAGATGTGGCACAAGTAAGGACTTTGAATGCTATTGCAAAGAATATTCTGGTTTAG